The following are from one region of the Melitaea cinxia chromosome 7, ilMelCinx1.1, whole genome shotgun sequence genome:
- the LOC123655266 gene encoding uncharacterized protein LOC123655266, protein MAQYEFLCVVIVAVLGTAPCQSQSSLPDPIIQDVIPPNLMKEVEDNSRYKTLEANATLLKLLVDDKDGVSRSEVFDMLHSKDDMPEHIVLPTFPEDAEEGRVDVPVVPDSQAEFLQEEEPVIKDSQRRYAGMRGEPIGTAAGIMVAVTCSIVVLAYSALILWRRIYIKKNGLKHELLRNEEIVAETRIEL, encoded by the exons ATGGCCCAATACGAGTTCTTGTGTGTGGTGATTGTGGCTGTTTTAG GTACAGCACCATGTCAGAGTCAAAGTTCATTGCCAGACCCCATAATACAAGATGTAATACCGCCCAACCTTATGAAAGAAGTAGAGGACAACAGCCGGTACAAGACTTTGGAGGCAAATGCCACGCTCCTAAAACTTCTGGTGGACGACAAAGATGGAGTTAGTAG ATCTGAGGTATTTGACATGCTGCATTCAAAAGATGACATGCCCGAACATATTGTTTTGCCAACATTTCCTGAAGATGCTGAAGAAGGTAGAGTCGACGTACCGGTTGTACCTGATTCACAAGCAGAGTTCCTCCAAG AAGAGGAACCGGTGATCAAAGATTCTCAGAGAAGATACGCGGGAATGCGCGGGGAGCCCATTGGCACCGCTGCAGGCATCATGGTTGCGGTCACCTGCAGCATCGTCGTCCTCGCTTACTCCGCTCTCATTCTGTGGAGACGGATATACAT AAAGAAAAATGGCCTTAAGCACGAACTTTTGAGGAATGAAGAAATCGTCGCAGAAACAAGAATAGAG ttgtGA